Proteins from one Mustela erminea isolate mMusErm1 chromosome 20, mMusErm1.Pri, whole genome shotgun sequence genomic window:
- the ZKSCAN5 gene encoding zinc finger protein with KRAB and SCAN domains 5 isoform X4 — protein sequence MVPPGVVQESLSHQLLSVDPQSEQEPQKPHLLEENALPALQVPSLPLKDSQELTASLLSAGSQKLVKIEDVADVAVSFILEEWGHLDQSQKSLYRDDRKEKFGSITSMDYESGHDNVELAVKQISDDAEPHWVTSGSPARNVPQSQGFGEVSDLHSMVERWQVNPAAGKSRQNPSQKRDLSAIADAHRKQNTSGERGHKCNDCGKFFLQASNFIQHRRIHTGEKPFKCSECGKSYNQRVHLTQHQRVHTGEKPYKCQVCGKAFRVSSHLVQHHSVHSGERPYGCTECGKNFGRHSHLIEHLKRHYREKSQRCNDKRSKNIKLNVKKKISEFSEADVELSGRIQRNVSEGQDFGEGHEHPGQLDRKQGIPRKEILGQPSSKRINFNEVTYVHKKSAAGERPHKCNECGKSFIQSAHLIQHQRIHTGEKPFRCDECGKSYNQRVHLTQHQRVHTGEKPYTCHLCGKAFRVRSHLVQHQSVHSGERPFKCSECGKGFGRRSHLAGHLRLHSREKSHQCRECGEIFFQYVSLIEHQVLHMGQRNEKNGICEEAYSWNLTVIEDKKIELQEQPYKCDICGKGFSYSADLIQHYRTHSAEKTHKCDICREGAGQCPHVKQHQKTYSSMKSHQCNECGRGFTLKSHLNQHQRIHTGEKPFQCKECGMSFSWSCSLFKHLRSHERTDPVNT from the exons CCCTACCTGCTCTCCaagttccttcccttcccctgaagGACAGCCAGGAGCTGACAGCCTCACTTCTCTCAGCTGGGTCCCAG AAGTTGGTGAAAATTGAAGATGTGGCTGATGTGGCTGTATCCTTCATCCTGGAGGAATGGGGACATTTGGACCAGTCCCAGAAGTCCCTCTATAGGGATGACAGGAAGGAGAAATTTGGGAGTATTACTTCCATGG ATTATGAATCTGGGCATGACAATGTGGAACTCGCCGTCAAGCAGATTTCTGATGACGCTGAACCCCACTGGGTGACGTCAGGaagccctgcaagaaatgttCCCCAGAGTCAAGGGTTTGGAGAAGTTAGTGACCTTCACAGCATGGTAGAGAGGTGGCAGGTAAACCCCGCAGCAGGGAAATCAAGGCAGAACCCTTCCCAGAAAAGAGATCTCAGTGCCATCGCGGACGCTCACCGTAAGCAAAACACAAGTGGCGAGAGAGGTCACAAATGTAACGATTGTGGTAAATTTTTCCTTCAAGCCTCAAACTTCATTCAGCATCGGCGAAtccacactggagaaaaaccatTCAAGTGTAGTGAATGTGGGAAAAGCTACAATCAGCGCGTGCATCTGACTCAGCACCAGCGAGTCCACACTGGCGAGAAGCCTTACAAGTGTCAGGTGTGCGGAAAAGCCTTCCGTGTGAGCTCACACCTCGTCCAGCATCACAGCGTGCACAGTGGAGAGAGACCTTACGGCTGTACCGAGTGCGGGAAAAACTTTGGTCGGCACTCGCATCTGATCGAGCATCTGAAACGCCActacagagagaaatcccaaagaT GCAATGACAAAAGaagtaagaatataaaattgaatgttaagaagaaaatttcagagtTTTCAGAAGCAGATGTGGAACTATCAGGAAGAATCCAAAGAAATGTTTCTGAAGGTCAAGATTTTGGAGAAGGCCATGAACACCCAGGCCAGTTGGATAGAAAGCAGGGAATTCCCAGGAAGGAGATACTAGGACAGCCCTCTTCAAAGAGGATAAATTTCAATGAAGTCACATATGTGCACAAAAAATCAGCCGCAGGAGAGAGACCACACAAATGTAATGAATGCGGAAAAAGCTTTATTCAGAGTGCACATCTGATTCAACATCAACGAATACACACGGGGGAGAAGCCCTTTAGGTGTGATGAATGTGGGAAAAGCTACAATCAGCGTGTGCATCTCACTCAGCATCAGCGCGTCCACACTGGCGAGAAGCCCTACACCTGTCACTTGTGTGGGAAAGCGTTTAGGGTGAGGTCCCATCTCGTTCAGCATCAGAGCGTGCACAGTGGGGAGAGACCCTTTAAGTGTAGCGAGTGCGGGAAAGGCTTTGGCAGGCGGTCCCACCTTGCGGGGCATCTGAGACTCCACTCTAGAGAGAAATCCCATCAGTGTCGTGAGTGTGGAGAAATCTTTTTTCAGTACGTTAGCCTCATTGAACATCAGGTGCTCCACATgggtcagagaaatgaaaaaaatggcatTTGTGAGGAAGCATATAGTTGGAACCTGACCGTGATTGAAGATAAGAAGATTGAGTTACAAGAGCAGCCTTACAAGTGTGATATCTGTGGCAAAGGCTTTAGTTATAGTGCAGACCTTATTCAGCACTACAGAACTCACAGTGCAGAGAAGACCCATAAATGTGACATATGTAGAGAAGGCGCTGGCCAGTGTCCCCACGTAAAGCAACATCAAAAAACCTACTCCAGCATGAAATCTCATCAATGCAATGAGTGTGGCAGAGGCTTCACTCTGAAATCCCATCTTAATCAGCATCAGAGAATccatactggtgagaaaccctTTCAGTGCAAAGAATGCGGAATGAGTTTCAGCTGGAGTTGTAGCCTCTTCAAACATCTGAGAAGTCATGAGAGGACAGATCCCGTAAATACTTGA